A stretch of the Blastocatellia bacterium genome encodes the following:
- a CDS encoding methyltransferase domain-containing protein → MQNSKKKLALDLKKFPNLDKFSKNLEKFPKNLDSFSKDKFLFVKTLVENPIELGQVTPSSRFLAEGMVASLDLANAKAVVEFGPGTGAITKAIVKKCGDKTKFFAVETNANMIEIWQRRFPEHQIIQDSAENIGELLKRNGLEHADYIISSLPFALIEPKLGQRILNNSYASLRPGGVFVTYQYVHARVINSVMRLLRKTFPVVDTSVVFRNLPPSFVFRCQKPE, encoded by the coding sequence ATGCAAAATTCTAAAAAAAAGTTAGCTCTTGACTTAAAAAAATTTCCTAACTTAGATAAGTTTTCTAAAAACTTAGAAAAATTTCCTAAAAACTTAGATAGTTTTTCTAAAGATAAATTTTTATTTGTTAAAACTCTAGTTGAAAATCCTATAGAACTTGGTCAAGTAACACCTAGTTCACGCTTTTTAGCAGAAGGAATGGTGGCTAGTTTAGATTTGGCTAATGCCAAAGCAGTAGTTGAATTTGGCCCTGGTACAGGAGCAATTACCAAAGCTATTGTTAAAAAATGTGGTGATAAAACTAAATTTTTTGCTGTAGAAACTAACGCTAATATGATTGAAATTTGGCAAAGACGTTTTCCAGAACATCAAATTATTCAAGATAGTGCAGAAAATATTGGCGAACTTCTAAAACGTAACGGTTTGGAACATGCAGACTATATTATCTCTAGTCTCCCTTTTGCTTTAATTGAACCAAAACTTGGGCAACGAATCTTAAATAATTCTTATGCCAGTTTGCGACCCGGCGGCGTTTTTGTTACTTATCAATATGTACATGCTAGGGTTATTAATAGTGTTATGAGGCTTTTAAGAAAAACTTTTCCTGTGGTTGATACGTCAGTAGTGTTTCGTAATCTGCCTCCTTCTTTTGTTTTTCGCTGTCAAAAACCTGAGTAA